A stretch of Ligilactobacillus faecis DNA encodes these proteins:
- the mscL gene encoding large-conductance mechanosensitive channel protein MscL translates to MLKEFKEFISRGSVLDLAVGVIIGGAFTSIVTALVKYLINPFLGLFLGKIDLSNLKFTVGEATFRIGSFLNSVIEFLIIAFVVFLIIKAVNSVLPKKEKEEEVPDVEVELLTEIRDLLKEKRS, encoded by the coding sequence ATGTTAAAAGAATTTAAGGAATTTATTTCTCGCGGAAGCGTCCTCGATCTTGCAGTCGGTGTTATCATCGGTGGAGCATTTACCTCGATCGTAACTGCACTTGTTAAATATTTGATCAATCCATTTTTAGGACTTTTCCTTGGTAAGATCGATCTTTCTAATTTAAAATTCACGGTTGGTGAAGCAACTTTTAGGATCGGAAGCTTTTTGAATTCTGTGATCGAATTTTTGATCATTGCTTTTGTTGTCTTTTTGATCATCAAAGCAGTCAACTCTGTTTTACCTAAGAAAGAAAAAGAAGAAGAAGTCCCAGATGTTGAAGTCGAACTTTTGACTGAGATCCGTGACCTCTTAAAAGAAAAACGCTCGTAA
- a CDS encoding YitT family protein yields the protein MKKRLVQTPWFYWIVFFVALELIAISVNYFYAPINIAAGGATGIAILVDAAFGIERSLTVLIVNLLMILLAWIFLDKKTVKNIIVGSFSLPLLMYLTPSQKIITDDLLAVIVGGAVFALGVAALYRINASSGGTTVPPMIFKKYFHLNPAFSLLAIDMLVTFFNIFVSGLNAFFMASFSLVITSLVMRYTEAGLDHKYQVQVMSQTKLPEIKQMLESEDHAMTIFNVRGGYSANEKELLMAVIDNQSYGPLLAAVHDIDPDAFIIASNVVKVHGGTFGI from the coding sequence ATGAAAAAACGACTCGTACAAACACCTTGGTTTTACTGGATCGTCTTCTTTGTAGCTTTAGAACTGATCGCGATCTCAGTCAATTATTTTTACGCACCGATCAATATTGCTGCTGGGGGAGCCACTGGGATCGCGATCTTAGTCGATGCTGCTTTTGGGATCGAACGTTCTTTGACAGTCTTGATCGTCAACCTACTCATGATCCTTTTAGCCTGGATCTTTTTAGACAAAAAAACCGTTAAAAATATTATCGTCGGTAGCTTTAGTTTACCACTTTTAATGTATCTTACACCGAGCCAAAAGATCATAACTGACGATCTTTTGGCAGTCATCGTGGGGGGCGCTGTTTTTGCTTTAGGAGTCGCTGCCCTATATCGGATCAATGCTTCTAGTGGCGGGACCACAGTGCCACCGATGATCTTTAAAAAATACTTTCATTTGAACCCAGCCTTTTCGCTTTTAGCGATCGATATGCTCGTAACGTTTTTTAATATTTTTGTTTCTGGTCTAAACGCTTTTTTCATGGCTTCCTTTTCGTTAGTCATTACTTCGCTTGTTATGCGCTATACCGAAGCTGGACTTGACCACAAATATCAAGTCCAAGTAATGAGTCAAACAAAATTACCTGAGATCAAACAAATGTTAGAGTCAGAAGATCACGCGATGACGATCTTTAATGTTCGTGGGGGCTACTCAGCTAATGAAAAAGAATTATTGATGGCAGTCATTGATAATCAAAGTTATGGTCCACTACTAGCAGCTGTTCACGATATCGATCCTGATGCTTTCATCATCGCTTCAAATGTCGTCAAAGTCCATGGCGGAACTTTTGGGATCTAA
- a CDS encoding TetR/AcrR family transcriptional regulator, with translation MVSQTFKNLSATKKERILTALLHEFTAHPLKEAKVAPIVKEAQIARGAFYKYFTDLNDAYAYLYQQALLDVHAPFSRKMTLSEMEHATREFITKATVSPYFEFLRLHLTVNEKPLAVKENKPLQPTKIWAAMTLCHQTIREALADPTSQEDYLLRLEQSLALLSERKSI, from the coding sequence ATGGTCTCACAGACTTTTAAAAATCTCTCTGCTACTAAAAAAGAGCGGATCTTGACTGCTCTTTTACACGAATTTACTGCACATCCACTCAAAGAAGCAAAAGTCGCTCCGATCGTCAAAGAAGCTCAGATCGCTCGCGGTGCTTTTTATAAATATTTTACTGATCTAAACGATGCCTACGCTTATTTATATCAGCAAGCGCTCCTTGATGTGCATGCCCCTTTTTCTCGGAAAATGACTTTATCAGAAATGGAACACGCTACTCGTGAATTTATTACTAAAGCAACAGTTAGCCCTTACTTTGAATTTCTACGCCTACATTTGACAGTCAATGAAAAGCCTTTAGCTGTAAAAGAAAATAAACCTTTACAGCCAACTAAAATCTGGGCCGCAATGACTTTATGTCACCAAACGATCCGCGAAGCTTTGGCCGACCCTACTTCCCAAGAAGACTATCTTCTTCGCCTCGAACAAAGTCTAGCGTTACTTTCAGAAAGGAAGTCTATTTAA
- a CDS encoding FtsX-like permease family protein, which produces MYLAVKEIKHEKLRYSLIIAMVILISYLIFVLTSLALGLAKENTSAIDSWNFNKIVLNKDADINLRQSLLTKEQTEAFKTDKKIAFLGQANIVVKEKTHPQVSATFIGIKPDQFLYQELEVSAGKKPTRADQVIVDSSFENKGYHLNDKIYFNSQEKPYQIVGFTKNAMLNVTPVVYGQLEAWSALKNITPNFSASALLTKETPKEALAPELKAYSKQELIEQLPGYEAQNKTFTFMIAFLMIISLIVIAVFLYIITIQKLPNYAVLRVQGISKKVLIENTVSQAILLVLAGLCGGSLLTGLTALFIPASVPMAFDLKLLSLMALLLLLISILGSFVSANTIAKIDPTKVLGN; this is translated from the coding sequence ATGTATTTAGCCGTAAAAGAGATCAAACATGAAAAACTGCGCTATTCTCTGATCATCGCAATGGTCATTTTGATCAGTTATCTGATCTTTGTTTTGACTAGTTTAGCTCTAGGGCTTGCAAAAGAAAATACTTCAGCTATTGATAGCTGGAATTTCAACAAGATCGTCTTAAATAAAGATGCTGATATCAACTTACGCCAATCACTTTTGACCAAAGAACAGACTGAAGCATTCAAAACTGATAAAAAAATAGCTTTCCTTGGCCAAGCCAATATCGTCGTCAAAGAAAAAACTCATCCACAAGTTTCTGCAACTTTTATTGGGATCAAACCAGATCAATTTCTTTATCAAGAATTAGAAGTAAGTGCTGGTAAAAAACCGACCCGCGCTGATCAAGTCATCGTCGATTCCTCTTTTGAAAATAAAGGTTATCACCTAAACGACAAGATCTATTTCAATTCGCAAGAAAAACCTTACCAGATCGTAGGCTTTACTAAAAATGCAATGTTAAATGTCACACCTGTCGTTTACGGACAACTTGAAGCTTGGAGCGCTTTGAAAAATATCACACCTAACTTCAGTGCTAGTGCGCTTTTAACAAAAGAAACGCCCAAAGAAGCGCTCGCCCCTGAACTTAAAGCTTATTCTAAACAAGAGCTGATCGAGCAACTTCCTGGTTATGAAGCTCAAAATAAAACATTTACTTTTATGATCGCCTTTTTGATGATCATCTCCTTGATCGTGATCGCTGTTTTCTTATACATCATCACGATCCAAAAACTTCCAAACTATGCTGTTTTACGCGTACAAGGGATCTCAAAGAAAGTTTTGATCGAAAATACTGTTTCTCAAGCCATCCTCTTAGTTCTCGCTGGTCTTTGTGGTGGTTCGCTCTTAACTGGGCTCACAGCCCTCTTTATCCCTGCAAGTGTCCCAATGGCTTTCGACTTGAAGCTTTTGAGCTTGATGGCGCTCTTATTGCTTTTGATCTCGATCTTAGGGTCATTTGTCTCGGCAAATACGATCGCCAAGATCGATCCAACTAAAGTTTTGGGTAATTAA
- a CDS encoding ABC transporter ATP-binding protein, with translation MAIIKFEHVNKFYGTGLAKVHVLHDVSFSAEKGEFILILGPSGAGKSTFLSIAGNLLAPTDGEVWIDGKNITAYTEKERERLRLEKLGFILQSHALVPYLTVAEQFELVKRVKKSGNLTKQQLQELLSSLGIAELQNKYPSELSGGQSQRVAIARALYTDPKIILADEPTAALDSKRVLVVGQLLKELATKQQKTVIVVTHDLRLTQVADKVYQILDGHLTLQK, from the coding sequence ATGGCAATTATTAAATTTGAGCACGTCAATAAGTTTTATGGCACTGGTCTCGCCAAAGTTCATGTTTTACATGATGTTTCTTTTTCTGCTGAAAAAGGCGAATTTATCTTGATCTTAGGTCCTTCTGGTGCAGGAAAAAGTACTTTTCTTTCGATCGCTGGTAATCTCTTAGCCCCAACAGACGGTGAAGTTTGGATCGATGGCAAAAATATCACGGCTTATACTGAAAAAGAGCGCGAACGTCTCCGCTTAGAAAAACTAGGCTTTATCCTCCAATCACATGCCCTTGTCCCCTATTTGACAGTCGCCGAGCAATTCGAACTCGTTAAACGCGTCAAAAAAAGTGGTAATTTAACAAAGCAGCAGTTGCAAGAGCTTTTAAGCTCACTTGGGATCGCAGAACTTCAAAATAAATACCCTAGCGAACTTTCTGGCGGTCAAAGCCAACGTGTTGCGATCGCTCGGGCTTTATATACTGATCCAAAGATCATCTTAGCCGATGAACCAACTGCTGCCCTTGATAGTAAACGCGTTTTAGTCGTTGGCCAATTACTCAAAGAACTCGCGACAAAACAACAAAAAACTGTGATCGTTGTTACCCATGATCTTCGTTTGACTCAAGTTGCTGATAAAGTTTATCAGATCCTTGACGGTCACTTGACT